The genomic stretch TCATCATTTGCTTCAAACGTCTCTTCACATCTTAGTGCATATCCATCAACAGTGGACTTGTCAAAGTGAGGAACATCTATCTCTGCTATAATATCCTGAGCACAAATTCTAAAAACAGCTTCTTGGATAGATACCTTTTCTGATGGAAGATTAAAATTACAAAACTCATCTTTAAGTATCTCAAAGACCTCAAAATATGTTTTTAATACCTTCATCTGGCAACATCACCCTCTATAATAATCTGACCATTTTCAAAATATATCATATTACCCCTCAAAGTTGCACTTTGATGGTGCGTTACAACTATTATACACCTTTTTTGAGCTTCATCTTCTATAAGTCTATATACAAACTCCTTTACATCTTTGTCGAGAAAGGAATCGGGCTCATCCAAAAAAAGTACATCAGAAGGTATATAAAACGCTCTTAAGAAACTTACTAGCTGTCTCTGCCCAGCCGAGAGCTGATTTATGTTGGTTTTAAGAGGAACACCAAACATCTTTAAAACCTCTTGTGCAGACTTTAGCCTCTCATGCGAAAGAGCAAGTGCAAGATTATATTCAACCGACCCTCTAAAAAAATATGGCTGCTGCGGAAGCATAATGTTTTTCTTAAACAGATTGTGTATCCGCCCTGAATATTCTTTGTCTTTTCCAAACAACATTTTCAAAAATGTGGTCTTCCCGCAACCGTTTGGTCCTTTTATGATATAAATACCTTTCTTCCCAAATATGAGACTTTTGCACTCAAACAATATCTTCTGTCCAAAACTCTTTTTCACATCTTTTACCTCAATCAACAACATCACCCTGCAATATTTGCAAAAATGTATTAAAAGTAAATGAGATGGCAAGTAGCGCCGCACCCAGCAAAAGAGCGTTTGAAAACTCACCTTTGGTAATTTCAAAAATTATGGCTGTTGTCAAAATTCGTGTGCTTCCTTCTATGTTACCTCCAACAATCAAAACTCCACCAACCTCAGAAATTGACCTTGATAGTCCCAAAACAATAGCATACATTATTTCTTTTGAATATTCCTTCATAATGGCTGTATACCTTTTACGTCCTTTTATGTTCAAATAATCTAAGTTTTCAAGAACCTTATCTATGTTTTTAAGTCCAGACAGGGTATAAAGCATCACTATAGGAACAATTAATATTACCTGGGTAATTATCATAGCCCATTTGGTAAAAAGCATGTCCAAAAAACCAAGAGGACCTTTTCTGGAAAAAAGTATGTATATAAGCAGCCCTGCAAGCACAGGCGGTAACCCAGATAGAGTATAAACTATTCTAATTAGTATTTTCCTGTATTTAAACCTTTTGACTTTGAGAAAATACCCTGCAGAAACACCTATCAAAACTGCCAAGAATGTCGAAGGAATACAAACAGCCAAGGTTGAAATAACTACATTAGCCAGCATCTTGCTACCTCTTGACCACTTATTTTACAACTCTATAGACTTCTTTTTTGAAGAATTTTTGGTTAAAAGAATTTACAAGATTTTTGAATTCTTTGCTTTTTAAGTAAGAGGCAAATTTGGAAAGCTGTGCTTTTTTAGGTGAGTAAGCAAAGTAATAAATATTTGTAAGTACTTGCTCCTTTGGATTTTGGTAAACTACATCCAAGCTATCTAATTTATCTTTCATTTTATAAAATGTTGCTTCATCAGTGAGAATAAAAGCTCCCTTCTCATTTGCAAGATTTAGACTCATTCCCATACCCAGACCTGATTTTATATAACCTTCAAAATCAGGTTTGAGTTTGGATAGTCTCCATATCTCAATTTCTCTAATGTAAGTTGCTGAGTTGTCTGCACGTGACACAAATTTAAAGTTATTTTTTCTTATCAGTGCAAAAGCTTCTTGGACACTTTTTACTTCTTTAAGTAGATCTTTTTTATCTTTGGGTCCAACAAGTATAAAATAATTCAAAACAAACGCAGTATAACCATTTATAAGCTTCTCTTTTTTAAGCTCATTCAAAAACGACTTTTCATGTATTATTATCCCATCAACGTCACCATTTTTGAATATTTTTACCGCCTGACCGCTTCCTACTGAAATGAAATTGAACTTTACATTATTTTTCTTTTCAAAGGCAGGTGTAACAAAGTCCAAAAAACCACTGTCATATATACTTGTAGTTGTAGCTATCCTGTAAGTTTTAGAATATGAAAATGAAAGATAGCTAAAAGTAGCAACCAAAATAAAAGCAAGTAACGATGCCAAAATTTTGAATAATTTACCTTCTTTCATCTTTATAACCTCGCATTTATATTTTCCAAAACAAAAAAGGATACTCCCCCGCTTTGAAATTTTGAAGCAAAAGAGTATCCTTCTAAAACCAAGTTTTAGAAGA from Caldicellulosiruptor kronotskyensis 2002 encodes the following:
- a CDS encoding substrate-binding domain-containing protein — protein: MKEGKLFKILASLLAFILVATFSYLSFSYSKTYRIATTTSIYDSGFLDFVTPAFEKKNNVKFNFISVGSGQAVKIFKNGDVDGIIIHEKSFLNELKKEKLINGYTAFVLNYFILVGPKDKKDLLKEVKSVQEAFALIRKNNFKFVSRADNSATYIREIEIWRLSKLKPDFEGYIKSGLGMGMSLNLANEKGAFILTDEATFYKMKDKLDSLDVVYQNPKEQVLTNIYYFAYSPKKAQLSKFASYLKSKEFKNLVNSFNQKFFKKEVYRVVK
- a CDS encoding ATP-binding cassette domain-containing protein, producing MIEVKDVKKSFGQKILFECKSLIFGKKGIYIIKGPNGCGKTTFLKMLFGKDKEYSGRIHNLFKKNIMLPQQPYFFRGSVEYNLALALSHERLKSAQEVLKMFGVPLKTNINQLSAGQRQLVSFLRAFYIPSDVLFLDEPDSFLDKDVKEFVYRLIEDEAQKRCIIVVTHHQSATLRGNMIYFENGQIIIEGDVAR
- a CDS encoding ABC transporter permease yields the protein MLANVVISTLAVCIPSTFLAVLIGVSAGYFLKVKRFKYRKILIRIVYTLSGLPPVLAGLLIYILFSRKGPLGFLDMLFTKWAMIITQVILIVPIVMLYTLSGLKNIDKVLENLDYLNIKGRKRYTAIMKEYSKEIMYAIVLGLSRSISEVGGVLIVGGNIEGSTRILTTAIIFEITKGEFSNALLLGAALLAISFTFNTFLQILQGDVVD